GTCTCACTTGCtcccttgttaaaaaaaaaaaaaaaaaaaatgaaaatagctACGACAAGATGTCATCGCTGATACGTAGTCgctaagagcattctcaatggaggagccaaatgatacttttatctaaaatagttaattagatttgtaaaaaaccctCCACATTggagtaataaaaaaaaaaatgcaaaatagatatttgattagattagccaaaaaaaaaaaaaaaagctacatgttgcagcacttttcaagaaaactattttattttttattgtttctctcatttgatttctctttttcccaaaactttttccacttttcaagggatcatgatgagaatattctttcacaatttttaataaaaatatattaaaaagatatttaaatgagataaaaatatagctaatcggatgtaggatgtctttaaaaattcattagttaaactagataaagtgagttttgagaaactattttgtataaaaatttagctcctccattgggaatgctccgacaccaaaataaatttttttccaaaccGTGGACAAAAATATGTGACGGGATCCGGTTTATTTGCCACAAGGCTACTTAAAATTCTTATTAGCGATGACCAtgaattttaatgaaatttatagAAGTCCttaagaagtagctcaatcggttgggatcacgcctaatgaagtgaaagtcattagttcgaatcatTTCCCCATCTTATGCGgacatggcaaaaaaaaaaaaaaaaaaaaataatgaaatttatagAAGGCTCGCGCGGGAGAGTTTGGCGCACGCTAATTAGATTTCTGAAAAAATCGAAAATTAGCCTAAATTGCGGGATACTTTTTTTCCTTCCCCAACCCTAAATCATAATCAAACGGCCAAGATCGAGGAGAGAAGGTTCTCGGATGGAAGTAGAGGGAGGGTCATTTTCTCACAGTTGAGCAAAATCCCCTTTCTCCAAGAGGATTTTAGGTAattactctctctctcgttGATAGCAGCAAAAGAATGATTTCTGTCTCTGGTCCTTTTTTTGTTGTGCTCTTGTTCCAGAAAGATTTCTGTCTCTGGTCCAATATTGGTATACAGTTCTGTTTTCTCGTAGTGTAGCGTTGCTGGCTTTAGTTGTGTAGGTTatagcttctttttcttttagtttcgCTTCAGCTTGGCTCCTCTTATATATCCATTTCCTTCATTTCGACAAATCTTGGCCCCTGTACTAGCCTAGCTATGTTCCAGTTGGCCAAATCTTGTTGAAGATTGACGAAATGGATTTATGTGTGATGGGAATACAAAACAGAGAGAGGTGGGAGAGTGTATAGTCTAACAGTGAGCACATTGACCAAATTTTATGGTATGAAGTTTTGTTAAATTCTTTAGTAGCAACGTATGCTTATAAACTATAGGAAATCCTGGACACCCTTAGGTCACTGGTTCGAATCGGGCAGGTcggactttttattttatgtatatttatcaaaaaaaaaaaaaaaaaacgtatgcATATGTTTGTCACCATTATACTCAATTTAGCATGAATGATCCCTGTACCAAATGATAACTccttccctaaaaaaaatggtagagGGTGAGTTCATGGGTTCAATCCCTTTACTAAtgtatcaaaaaaatttcaatctaACAGTATTAGTCAAATGGTGCTAGCACCAAAAGTGAGCCAAGTTGTTCCTTTTATCAGTTTTTGTTAAAACAGAACCATGGAGTTGAAGGCTTCTCGTTTTGAGCTTTGGATTTGAAATAtggtgattattttttttagcactTTCTGGAAACTTGGGACCTGCAATTATCACTTAATGTTCTGATGCTTATGTAAGAGACTCGGTTGTTTGTAGTAGTACtgtgctttatttttttgtgcatgattttctttcttgatCTTGGGCTTCATAtttgatcttttctttttgtttagaaTGTTATCATTTGTTATTCTTGAAAAGCCAATACTTGCTGAAATAATTTCTATAGGTGTAGAGAAGTGGGAGAGTGTATCATTACTGTTGAATTTAAAGCATGTGTTACATTGGTGCTCAAAGCATATGCGTGCATTTCATTCAAGTCGTGCGTTACTGGCTGAGACTTCAAGGCATGCGTTATTTGCTGAGACTTGGATTCTGCGTCAACATTTCCAAACAAATGGACAAAGCCTGTCACTGACAAGGCAAATCTGTTGGGATCCACCTTAATTGCCAAGAACAGGCAGGGGTGATAATTTCTTACCAAATATATAACGAAGCCATAGGATAGATAGATATTGTCTTCCCTTCATGTCTGTCTGCATATCTCGATCTGTCTCTGCAGTTTTTTTTACCTCTCTCTGGTCTTCTCTTGCACGGTAGTtcaattaattatgtttattgttattattactTTTGTGTTACCTTAAGCTggaaatcatatttttcttctttatggTTATGCCACCAAAGTCCAAGGCTTTCACCACTTGAGGCAACCCGTTGGGGTTATTCATTTTGATTTATATCCTAATGCTTATAATGCAACAACCATAATACTTGCTGAAATAATTTCtgaattttgtttcttacaGATTCTACTATTATTACATGTCTAGAGTGGTTGAATTGTGCAGcatggatttaaaaaaaaaagaaaaaaaaaaattgtctgcAACCTTGTAAAAATTATGCCTTTGATGATACTAACGCTGaatttgaatgtttttttttttttttaatttttttttcttttcaagtaaAAATTAGCAGCCAAAAAACCAATCTTTTagcacaacataaaaatattccCATTGCATATGATGAGTGATGATATATAAACTGACATTTCTGTTTCTCATTCTCCTCTTAGGGCATTGCCTCCAACCACTACCTAAGAAGtgaaaacagaaacagaaaggCAGAGGTATGAAGTTCAAGGCATTCCTTACAGAAAATGGTGTGAATCTCCTAGAAAAGAGGTTCCTTCCAGCCCTAGACAAGATGGGGAAGATATGCCACCTCTATCTCACCAGAGACCACACAATGTTCCTCCACAACCTCCTTAGTGGCAACGAAGTTCAATCTATTGCCCAGTTTCGTAAAGAAGCTCTCTTTGATGACTACCGCATCTCCAGCCAGAATGAGGATCGCATTGCCTTTGCTGTAGATATTTCACTTCTGCACCGTGCCATTCGTAGTAGTGTTAGCATTTGTACTGAATTTGGAAATGGGCCTACTCAGAACCGTCTCCAGATTAAATTGGTGAAGAAGCTACCACCAAATTGTACTCAACCAATGCCTTTCCTGACCTTTGAAACCAAGGGTTATAAATCTGCAGTTATTCAAGATGTACCAATCTCAAAACCTCTTTCTAGAGCTGAAGTTCTTGAACTCCAAAGTGCTCTTGATATGGCTCAAGATTTGCCTCAGACTCTGGTTCAGATTCAAGATTTGAATCAATTGCAAAACTTTGTGGATCGGATGAAGCATGTTGGTGATTTGCTAAATGTCTCTATCAGCAAATATGGGGACCTATATGTCCAGATTTCTACAACATTAATCACGCTTGGTGCTGAGTTCCAGAAATTGTTGGTCATAGGAGAGCAAGTGGATGCACCAGCTGAAGATAGACATCTGAGTGCTCAGACTCGGTCAGCAAGATCAATTTTGAGGGGTGATGCTCAATCTGTGCAAGTGAGTGTGAAGCACTTTGCTAAGAGCCTCCAGTGTCACTTGGCGAAGCCAGACTGTGCTTTCTATGGGATTGCTCCACAGGGTGCTTGCTTGACTGTGATATTTCAATTCTTCATTCCCGGTTCTCGTCAGACTGATAAATCAATCAGTCTGCATTGCAGGCTTCCTGTACTTGACCCAGGGTCCAGTTGAAGGGCCCATGAGTTCACCATCAATGGTTAGTTTCTATGGCTTTGGAGTAAAGTGGTCACTATGATATTAATTGATTGTCCTTCACAGTTGCAGGGCTCTGTATGCATTTGTTGTACTTCACCAACTGTATTTTGCATTCACAAGTGCTTGTTTCTTTGTCAATATCACTTCCTTTACTTATTGATTAATTTAAGTCTTTGATCATGAGACAGTAAAATAAGAAGGAAATGTCAACGTGAGTTGATATAAGTATACCTTAACAATTGCAGGGTTTGATTTCATTCTCCCTTTAGATTTAGGTTAGTGGAATTCTTAATCATCTAATGACGAACTTAAAGAAGTCCGGTTGTCTGGAACTTGGTTACTTGTTTGACATAAAATGCGTTTGATTCCAAACTCTTTGACCAGAAACAAGCCATGGAAATCTAGCACAACGTTCCTCAAAATTCACTGGCCCGTTATGGGTGAGGGTTTTACAGTCTTATGAATGATTGGATCCTTCAATTGTAGTATAAGTCTGTCAATTGTACTAGGAGTCCTTACAGTTTCAAATGTGGCTAGGAGTATTGAGTTTGTTTTACATTAGGATTAATATGGTTCTAAGCCCATATAGAGGGAAGTTTATTCTTAAACCCTTGGTCTGAAGGAGGTCCAGATTTCCTCTAAGAGCCTACCCAAATTATCTCGTTACTGACTTGATATTCGGGTTAGTATCAGAGGGTTTGTGGGTTTATGGTTCTATTTTCCAAAGATGCCCTGTGAAGGTATCAGTACCTTAGACGTGCTTTTATGTCTTTGGTGCTTTGTGTTTTGATGTAATCTTTCCCATCAGCAATGACAACAAAGCCAAAATGGCTAAGGAACATGACGAAAATTGTCATGCATTTCATCTTTATTCCAGCTTGAATAAACTCAATGTTCTGGTTCAGAATTTCCATGCATAATACTCAGTAGACAGGAGAAACAACAACATTTGATAAAACTATCAATATTACATTGTGTGCATTTCACAGCTCTTGTCAGGGTCCTGATATGGCAAAACATGCTGACTTTTTTTCTTGAGAGTTGAACAAAAGTTTCAATGCATAAATATGACAATAACAAAAAAGGTTACGATAAGGGACGGACTGGAAGGCTTTTGATCTTA
This window of the Corylus avellana chromosome ca5, CavTom2PMs-1.0 genome carries:
- the LOC132181016 gene encoding uncharacterized protein LOC132181016 → MKFKAFLTENGVNLLEKRFLPALDKMGKICHLYLTRDHTMFLHNLLSGNEVQSIAQFRKEALFDDYRISSQNEDRIAFAVDISLLHRAIRSSVSICTEFGNGPTQNRLQIKLVKKLPPNCTQPMPFLTFETKGYKSAVIQDVPISKPLSRAEVLELQSALDMAQDLPQTLVQIQDLNQLQNFVDRMKHVGDLLNVSISKYGDLYVQISTTLITLGAEFQKLLVIGEQVDAPAEDRHLSAQTRSARSILRGDAQSVQVSVKHFAKSLQCHLAKPDCAFYGIAPQGACLTVIFQFFIPGSRQTDKSISLHCRLPVLDPGSS